In Phragmitibacter flavus, the following are encoded in one genomic region:
- a CDS encoding glycine zipper domain-containing protein, translating into MKKQITLLAVSLTAAFSFASCSSGPNARTGTVIGALGGAAAGGIIGHQSGRGLEGAAIGAGAGAIGGNVIGGAQDQRNERYYRRSARRSYY; encoded by the coding sequence ATGAAAAAACAAATCACCCTTCTCGCCGTCAGCCTCACGGCTGCTTTCTCATTTGCTTCCTGCTCTTCAGGTCCCAACGCCCGAACCGGAACCGTGATCGGTGCCTTGGGTGGTGCAGCTGCAGGTGGCATCATCGGACACCAAAGTGGCCGCGGCCTTGAAGGGGCCGCCATTGGAGCGGGCGCAGGGGCCATCGGCGGTAACGTGATCGGTGGAGCGCAGGACCAACGCAACGAGCGTTATTACCGTCGCAGCGCACGCCGCAGCTACTATTGA
- the aroB gene encoding 3-dehydroquinate synthase — MPASHTVRVDLAERSYDILVGKNLLAQSGPLATDLLNRKKCAVVTDSNVAPLYAQIVLDSLTSVGITPTLITVPAGEPSKSMAVVEDINRQMLRAGLDRKAFLIALGGGVIGDLAGFVASIFLRGIPFIQIPTTVLSQVDSSVGGKTGVNTPEGKNLIGTFSQPALVLADTATLATLPPREYREGFAEIIKHAAIRDAAMFDLITKTATDSTLLPDLIARNVAIKARIVEADEHELNGTRALLNFGHTLGHAIEATAGYGQLFHGEAISLGMIAATHLSVQHSGLPLSDAEEIFALLKLYQLPTQLPSSLLTDPILKHMQHDKKFSEGQIRFVLLRDLGEAFLTKDLTLAHLTSALEHLRS; from the coding sequence ATGCCCGCCTCCCACACCGTCCGCGTCGATCTCGCTGAACGCAGCTACGACATTCTCGTCGGCAAAAACCTACTCGCCCAATCCGGCCCCCTCGCCACCGACCTCCTCAATCGCAAAAAGTGCGCCGTTGTCACCGACTCCAACGTCGCCCCGCTCTACGCCCAAATCGTCCTCGACAGCCTCACCTCCGTCGGCATCACCCCCACCCTCATCACCGTTCCCGCCGGCGAACCCAGCAAAAGCATGGCCGTCGTCGAAGACATCAACCGCCAGATGCTGCGCGCCGGACTCGACCGCAAAGCCTTCCTCATCGCCCTTGGCGGAGGGGTCATCGGCGACCTCGCGGGATTCGTCGCCTCCATTTTTCTGCGCGGCATCCCCTTCATCCAAATTCCCACCACCGTCCTCTCCCAAGTCGACTCTAGCGTCGGCGGTAAAACCGGCGTCAACACCCCCGAAGGCAAAAACCTCATTGGCACCTTTTCCCAACCCGCCCTTGTCCTCGCCGACACCGCCACCCTCGCCACCCTGCCTCCCCGCGAATACCGCGAAGGATTCGCCGAGATCATCAAACACGCCGCCATTCGCGACGCCGCCATGTTTGACCTCATCACCAAAACCGCCACCGACTCAACACTGCTCCCCGACCTCATCGCCCGTAACGTCGCCATCAAAGCCCGCATCGTCGAAGCCGACGAACACGAACTCAACGGCACCCGCGCCCTCCTCAACTTCGGCCACACCCTTGGTCATGCCATCGAAGCCACCGCCGGCTACGGTCAACTCTTCCACGGCGAAGCCATCTCCCTCGGCATGATCGCCGCCACCCACCTCAGCGTCCAGCACAGCGGACTCCCCCTCAGCGACGCCGAAGAAATCTTCGCCCTCCTCAAACTCTACCAACTCCCCACCCAACTCCCTTCCTCGCTGCTCACGGACCCCATCTTGAAACACATGCAGCACGACAAAAAATTCAGCGAAGGTCAAATACGCTTCGTCCTCCTGCGCGACCTCGGCGAAGCCTTCCTCACCAAAGACCTCACCCTGGCCCACCTCACCAGCGCCCTGGAACACCTGCGCAGCTAA
- a CDS encoding sugar phosphate isomerase/epimerase family protein encodes MMTKNFSRRGFLGRSVLATGGALLGGVEGVRAAEGEGAGEMPMVSVFTKHFQGLDFERLADAIVATGVKGVDAPVRKGGHVEPERVEEDLPKLAAVLKDRGLTLTMLTTGINAVNEEQHTEKVLRTAKALGVMHYRMNYFRYDLKKPIWDQVEEWKPAIKDLAALSKEIGIGAMYQNHSGKEYFGAPVWDAYGVLREYPVEQMSFAFDIMHAMIEGGKSWPLELALVKENVGAYYFKNFKPMEGGKFQDCPLKDGVVGKGYVEELKKLKWTGPVSLHVEYLKGSVKEEGYLEKAIAATKGDLATLTEWWGASQG; translated from the coding sequence ATGATGACGAAGAATTTTTCGCGGCGTGGGTTTTTGGGGCGTTCGGTTTTGGCGACGGGTGGGGCGCTTTTGGGCGGAGTCGAGGGAGTTCGGGCGGCTGAGGGCGAAGGAGCGGGTGAGATGCCGATGGTGTCGGTGTTTACGAAACATTTTCAGGGGTTGGATTTTGAGCGGCTGGCGGATGCGATTGTGGCGACGGGCGTGAAGGGTGTGGATGCACCGGTGCGCAAGGGCGGGCATGTGGAGCCGGAACGGGTGGAGGAGGATTTGCCGAAGCTGGCGGCGGTGTTGAAGGATCGCGGGCTGACGTTGACGATGCTGACGACGGGGATCAATGCAGTGAATGAGGAGCAGCACACGGAAAAGGTGTTGCGCACGGCGAAGGCGCTGGGGGTGATGCATTACCGGATGAATTATTTCCGGTATGATTTGAAGAAACCGATCTGGGATCAGGTGGAGGAATGGAAGCCGGCGATCAAGGATCTGGCGGCGTTGAGCAAGGAGATTGGCATTGGGGCGATGTATCAGAATCACTCGGGCAAGGAGTATTTTGGGGCACCGGTGTGGGATGCTTATGGAGTGTTGCGGGAGTATCCGGTGGAGCAGATGTCGTTCGCTTTCGACATCATGCATGCGATGATTGAAGGGGGGAAATCGTGGCCGCTGGAGCTGGCGTTGGTGAAGGAAAATGTGGGGGCGTATTACTTCAAAAATTTCAAGCCGATGGAGGGCGGAAAGTTTCAGGATTGCCCGCTCAAGGATGGGGTGGTCGGCAAGGGGTATGTGGAGGAGTTGAAGAAGTTGAAGTGGACCGGACCGGTGTCGCTGCACGTGGAATATTTGAAGGGGTCGGTAAAGGAGGAGGGGTATCTCGAGAAGGCGATTGCGGCGACGAAGGGAGATTTGGCGACGTTGACGGAGTGGTGGGGGGCTTCACAAGGATAA
- the bioD gene encoding dethiobiotin synthase, which yields MHWFVTGTDSDVGKTHVVSLLLKALNQAGRPAVGFKPFACGSREDAKALLAAGAPGMTMDKVNPVYLKTPASPYTGALIENRKLDLDALHADFRELAGEYRHVLVEGVGGWEVPLAPRVTVADFARRLGLPVLIVVNSKLGALNHTILTARSIHSRGLTCAGIILNHVADERHPASITHRMILEESLNIPVIGEVMHGETDGSALVESLLESE from the coding sequence ATGCATTGGTTTGTGACGGGCACGGATTCTGACGTGGGAAAGACTCATGTGGTTTCGCTTTTGTTGAAGGCGTTGAATCAGGCGGGGAGACCTGCGGTGGGGTTCAAGCCGTTTGCGTGTGGGAGTCGGGAGGATGCCAAGGCGCTGCTGGCAGCGGGTGCACCGGGGATGACGATGGACAAGGTGAATCCGGTTTATTTGAAGACGCCGGCGTCGCCTTACACGGGAGCTTTGATTGAAAATCGCAAGCTGGATCTGGACGCTTTGCATGCGGATTTCCGCGAGCTGGCCGGGGAGTATAGGCATGTGCTGGTGGAGGGGGTGGGCGGCTGGGAGGTGCCGTTGGCGCCGAGGGTGACGGTGGCGGATTTTGCGCGTCGGCTGGGTTTGCCGGTGCTGATTGTGGTGAACAGCAAGCTGGGGGCGTTGAACCACACGATTTTGACGGCGCGATCGATTCATTCGCGCGGGTTGACCTGTGCGGGGATCATTTTGAATCATGTGGCCGATGAACGTCATCCGGCGTCGATCACGCACCGGATGATTCTCGAGGAGTCGCTGAATATACCGGTGATCGGTGAGGTGATGCACGGCGAGACGGATGGCTCGGCGTTGGTTGAGTCGCTGCTGGAGAGTGAGTGA
- a CDS encoding RNA recognition motif domain-containing protein codes for MSEYNNNAGDRPQGRGRSNRRPGGPRSSSSRSSSGSGRGGFRPSRKPPEPTGLQKFLTMITFGLYKPQSVAQVRSSSSSQTGSSNREPGPIARSDRDARDAARREGRESRRDGREREGRGDRDSRDRDREGRPPRSSQVSTEVLNERLYVGNLSYDATESDLFELFAGSGSVKNSEVVVNSRTQRSKGFAFVTMMTLDGAKKAVTDLNGKDFMGRPLIVGGAKPMPPREERGDRDRGERSDRDERSERSEPEERRPTDDEIEESRDKAEESESSSPQAVA; via the coding sequence ATGAGCGAATACAACAACAACGCGGGCGACCGTCCTCAAGGACGCGGCCGCAGCAACCGCCGCCCCGGCGGTCCACGCTCCTCCTCTTCCCGCAGCTCCTCAGGCTCAGGACGTGGAGGCTTCCGCCCCAGCCGTAAACCTCCTGAACCCACCGGGTTGCAGAAGTTTCTGACCATGATCACCTTTGGCCTCTACAAACCCCAAAGCGTCGCCCAAGTCAGATCATCCTCCTCAAGCCAAACCGGCAGCAGCAACCGCGAACCCGGCCCCATCGCCCGTTCCGACCGCGATGCCCGTGACGCCGCCCGCCGCGAAGGCCGTGAAAGCCGCCGAGATGGTCGCGAGCGCGAAGGCCGTGGCGATCGTGACAGCCGCGACCGTGACCGCGAAGGCCGCCCACCCCGCAGCAGCCAGGTTTCCACCGAAGTGCTCAACGAGCGCCTTTATGTCGGCAACCTCAGCTACGATGCCACCGAAAGCGACCTCTTCGAACTCTTCGCAGGCTCCGGCAGCGTCAAAAACTCCGAAGTCGTCGTCAACAGCCGCACCCAGCGCTCCAAAGGTTTTGCCTTTGTCACCATGATGACCCTCGACGGAGCCAAAAAAGCCGTCACCGACCTCAATGGCAAAGACTTCATGGGCCGTCCTCTCATCGTCGGCGGTGCCAAACCCATGCCTCCTCGTGAAGAACGTGGCGATCGCGACCGCGGTGAACGTTCCGATCGTGACGAACGCTCCGAGCGCAGCGAACCCGAAGAACGCCGTCCTACCGACGACGAAATCGAAGAGTCCCGCGACAAAGCCGAAGAAAGCGAGTCCAGCAGCCCCCAAGCTGTCGCCTAA
- a CDS encoding PLP-dependent transferase, with amino-acid sequence MRDLFVDPLCRAEDLGLPIPPTPYGVSVCLPLWEHVIGYEEKDPAVVSKFQSGYPRFFVPPLVQGLMDLVEKECAGSGEKVLVFPREVHAQRGSDYVRKHAGVQARVLEWGPEKLGVLVFPKEVYDVARRFWRFCGELVSARQAEAAAGIGGSGSAVTFEEGEAAQRTIKERLAGITGQRPEDVFLFPSGMAANYAVHRMLTALLPGRKTVQLDFPYVDVLKLQEQFGSGAHFLPFNDEDDFERLREIVKGEPLAGIFAEVPSNPLMKCVDLRKVVEMLFVEEKDVPLIVDDTVATCVNIDAFLLADVVTTSLTKAFSGMGDVLAGCVIVNGDSPFHDDFTAFLQANADHSLWRGDAVALEVNSRDFVQRVKTMSRNSVALYEFLSEHPAVDKVYHSIADESGVYDHLQRADGGHGSLLSFVLKDRSKTPSVYDAMEFCKGPSLGTNYSLACPYTLLAHYDELEWAESCGVDRSLIRFSTGLEPEEVIIERMKRALELASA; translated from the coding sequence ATGCGCGATTTGTTCGTTGATCCTTTGTGCCGGGCGGAAGATTTGGGACTGCCGATTCCGCCAACTCCCTACGGAGTTTCGGTGTGCCTGCCTTTGTGGGAACATGTGATCGGTTATGAGGAAAAAGATCCCGCGGTGGTGTCGAAGTTTCAGAGTGGATACCCGCGCTTTTTTGTGCCGCCTTTGGTGCAGGGGTTGATGGATTTGGTGGAGAAGGAATGCGCGGGCTCAGGGGAGAAGGTTTTGGTTTTTCCGAGGGAAGTGCATGCGCAACGAGGATCGGATTATGTGCGCAAGCATGCCGGGGTGCAGGCGCGGGTGCTGGAGTGGGGACCGGAAAAGTTGGGGGTTTTGGTTTTTCCTAAAGAAGTGTATGACGTGGCGCGGCGGTTCTGGCGGTTTTGTGGAGAGTTGGTGAGCGCGCGGCAGGCGGAGGCGGCTGCGGGGATTGGGGGATCAGGGAGTGCGGTGACGTTTGAAGAGGGGGAGGCGGCGCAGAGGACAATCAAGGAGCGACTGGCGGGGATCACGGGTCAGAGGCCGGAGGATGTGTTTCTGTTTCCTTCGGGAATGGCGGCGAATTATGCGGTGCATCGGATGCTGACGGCGCTGTTGCCGGGAAGAAAAACGGTGCAGCTGGATTTTCCGTATGTGGATGTGTTGAAGCTGCAGGAGCAGTTCGGCAGCGGAGCGCACTTTTTGCCGTTCAACGATGAGGACGATTTTGAGCGTCTGCGGGAGATCGTGAAAGGGGAACCGCTGGCGGGAATTTTTGCGGAGGTGCCAAGCAATCCGCTGATGAAATGCGTGGATTTGCGCAAGGTGGTGGAGATGCTTTTTGTCGAGGAGAAGGACGTGCCGCTGATCGTGGACGATACGGTGGCGACGTGCGTGAACATTGATGCGTTTTTGCTGGCGGACGTGGTGACGACGAGTTTGACGAAGGCGTTCTCTGGTATGGGGGATGTGCTGGCGGGGTGTGTGATCGTGAATGGAGATTCGCCGTTTCACGATGACTTCACCGCGTTTTTGCAGGCGAATGCGGATCATTCACTTTGGCGTGGGGATGCGGTGGCCTTGGAGGTCAACTCGCGAGATTTTGTGCAACGGGTGAAGACGATGAGCCGCAACAGCGTGGCACTGTATGAATTTTTAAGTGAGCATCCTGCGGTGGATAAGGTGTATCACAGCATCGCCGATGAGAGCGGGGTGTATGACCATCTGCAGCGTGCGGATGGCGGGCACGGAAGTTTGCTTTCGTTTGTGCTGAAGGATCGCAGCAAAACGCCTTCGGTTTATGATGCGATGGAGTTCTGCAAAGGGCCGAGCTTGGGGACGAATTATTCGCTGGCGTGTCCTTATACGTTGCTGGCTCATTATGATGAGCTGGAGTGGGCGGAGAGCTGTGGGGTAGACCGGTCGTTGATCCGGTTTTCGACCGGGTTGGAGCCGGAAGAGGTGATCATTGAGCGGATGAAGCGGGCGTTGGAGCTCGCCTCAGCCTAA
- a CDS encoding DMT family transporter, which translates to MSLSLRTSLITFAIVATSSLFFCSKAIFVKLAYRYDLDAVTVLALRMAIALPFFLIGGYLNSRSRKNDTVPLTGKDWLHLAALGFCGWYLSSVVNFIGLQHVSVSLERMILYTYPSLVVIGSVLFLGKPMRARIIIAMLVSYLGIVIAYQAEATSHLGQNNNTLLGATLIFISAVTYAIFVLLSGQMVKRIGPTRFTSCVVGFSAVFVLIHFALTHPISALTNLPPGAYGCGVLLAILGTVIPSYLFGIGIQRAGSQAFAIIGMIGPLGTVVLAWFLLGETINPIQVLGLLLTLAGGVAVSLVKS; encoded by the coding sequence ATGTCCCTGTCCCTCCGCACCTCCCTCATCACCTTCGCGATCGTCGCCACGAGCTCCCTTTTCTTCTGCTCCAAAGCGATCTTCGTCAAACTTGCCTACCGATACGACCTCGACGCCGTCACCGTCCTCGCCCTGCGCATGGCCATCGCCCTGCCCTTTTTCCTCATCGGCGGCTACCTCAACTCGCGCTCCCGCAAAAACGACACCGTGCCGCTCACCGGAAAAGACTGGCTCCACCTCGCCGCCCTCGGCTTCTGCGGCTGGTATCTCTCCTCCGTGGTCAACTTCATCGGACTCCAGCACGTCAGCGTCAGCCTTGAACGCATGATCCTTTACACCTACCCCTCGCTGGTCGTCATCGGCTCCGTGCTGTTCCTAGGCAAACCCATGCGCGCCCGCATCATCATCGCCATGCTCGTTTCCTACCTCGGCATCGTCATCGCTTATCAAGCCGAAGCCACCAGCCATCTCGGCCAAAACAACAACACCCTGCTCGGTGCCACCCTCATCTTCATCAGCGCCGTCACCTACGCCATCTTTGTCCTCCTCAGCGGACAGATGGTCAAACGCATCGGCCCCACGCGCTTCACCTCCTGCGTCGTCGGCTTCTCCGCCGTCTTCGTGCTCATCCACTTCGCCCTCACCCATCCGATCTCCGCCCTCACCAACCTTCCGCCCGGTGCCTACGGCTGCGGAGTGCTCCTCGCCATCCTCGGCACCGTCATCCCCTCCTACCTCTTCGGCATCGGCATCCAACGCGCCGGTTCTCAAGCCTTCGCCATCATCGGCATGATCGGTCCCCTCGGCACCGTCGTTCTCGCTTGGTTCCTCCTCGGCGAAACCATCAACCCCATCCAGGTCCTCGGTCTCCTCCTCACCCTCGCAGGCGGCGTCGCCGTCAGCTTGGTGAAATCATAA
- the dprA gene encoding DNA-processing protein DprA: protein MTSTHARLALNLLPKIGPIRVQRLLEVFGTPEDILRAKASDIQQIDGFGNDLASTIAHWKKHIDLDRELRRIQEENLTLVTPEDSVYPDLLSEIHDPPLLLYVRGQITERDRHAVSIVGVRNATAYGLATAKKLAFQLAQAGYTIISGLARGIDTAAHEGALAAKGRTIAVIGSGHAKLYPPENAALAERIAESGAVVSEYPVDYPPDKTTFPQRNRIVSGWSSGTIVVEAALRSGSLITANQAMDQGRTVFAVPGNIDRPSSHGCNHLIQQGAKLVQDASDILEEFNVLPLNIISSADAPHGGHRPDLSEQEAVVHSALSTDELHINEIALATNLPIGTVSTTLMKLEMKSLVRALPGKFYVRLV from the coding sequence ATGACCTCCACCCACGCCCGGCTCGCCCTCAATCTTCTCCCAAAAATCGGGCCCATCCGCGTCCAGCGCCTCCTCGAAGTCTTCGGCACCCCCGAAGACATCCTCCGCGCCAAAGCCAGCGACATCCAGCAAATCGATGGCTTCGGCAACGACCTCGCCAGCACCATCGCCCACTGGAAAAAGCACATCGATCTCGACCGCGAACTGCGCCGCATCCAGGAAGAGAATCTCACCCTTGTCACCCCCGAAGATTCCGTCTATCCCGACCTCCTCAGCGAGATCCACGATCCCCCGCTTCTCCTCTACGTCCGTGGCCAGATCACCGAACGCGACCGCCACGCCGTCTCCATCGTTGGCGTCCGCAACGCCACCGCCTACGGACTTGCCACCGCCAAAAAACTCGCCTTCCAACTCGCCCAAGCTGGCTACACCATCATCAGCGGCCTCGCCCGTGGCATCGACACCGCCGCCCACGAAGGTGCCCTCGCCGCCAAAGGCCGCACCATCGCCGTCATCGGATCCGGCCACGCCAAACTCTACCCGCCCGAAAACGCCGCCCTCGCCGAACGCATCGCCGAAAGCGGGGCCGTCGTCAGCGAATATCCCGTCGACTACCCTCCCGACAAAACCACCTTCCCACAGCGAAATCGCATCGTCAGCGGCTGGAGTTCCGGCACCATTGTCGTCGAAGCCGCCCTGCGCAGCGGCTCTCTCATCACCGCCAATCAAGCCATGGACCAGGGCCGCACCGTCTTCGCCGTCCCCGGCAACATTGACCGCCCCTCCTCCCACGGCTGCAACCATCTCATCCAACAAGGAGCCAAACTCGTCCAGGATGCCTCCGACATCCTTGAAGAATTCAACGTCCTGCCCCTGAACATCATCAGCAGCGCCGACGCCCCCCATGGCGGTCACCGACCCGACCTCAGCGAACAGGAAGCCGTCGTCCACAGCGCCCTCAGCACCGATGAACTCCACATCAACGAGATCGCTCTCGCCACCAACCTCCCCATCGGCACCGTCAGCACCACCCTCATGAAACTCGAAATGAAAAGCCTCGTCCGCGCCCTCCCCGGCAAGTTTTATGTCAGGCTGGTTTAG
- the miaA gene encoding tRNA (adenosine(37)-N6)-dimethylallyltransferase MiaA, with protein MSPIYLVGPTASGKSALAIALANHLDGEIVNADAFQLYQGMPICTAQPSASDFAQAPHHLYAVLPAEQTCDAARYADLARPIIQQIQDRGRTPLIVGGSGLYLKALTHGLSDLPSDPTLRETLAAFTTEERVAQLLALDPQSAETVNLRNDRYVSRALEICLLTGQPQSQLRQAWKIQSAPTFTGLILQWPRPGLNDRILQRTRAMISAGLLEEISALPSLSTTAARAIGIREVQSHLRGELTLDETITAIEIATRQYARRQEKWFRRESGFIPLPVDHTHTPDQILQTALAALKLKS; from the coding sequence TTGTCCCCCATCTACCTCGTCGGCCCCACCGCTTCCGGCAAGTCCGCGCTTGCTATCGCGCTGGCCAACCATCTCGACGGCGAAATCGTCAACGCCGACGCCTTCCAGCTCTACCAAGGCATGCCGATCTGCACCGCCCAGCCGAGCGCGTCCGACTTCGCCCAAGCCCCTCATCATCTTTACGCCGTCCTCCCTGCCGAACAAACCTGCGACGCCGCCCGTTATGCCGACCTCGCCCGCCCCATCATCCAGCAAATCCAGGATCGCGGCAGAACCCCCCTCATCGTCGGAGGCAGCGGTCTCTATCTGAAAGCCCTCACCCACGGCCTCAGCGATCTCCCCAGCGATCCCACCCTGCGCGAAACCCTCGCCGCCTTCACGACCGAAGAACGCGTCGCTCAACTCCTTGCTCTCGATCCCCAATCCGCCGAAACCGTCAACCTCCGCAACGACCGCTACGTCAGCCGCGCCTTGGAGATCTGTCTCCTTACCGGTCAGCCCCAATCCCAACTGCGCCAGGCGTGGAAAATCCAAAGCGCCCCCACCTTCACCGGCCTCATTCTCCAATGGCCGCGACCTGGACTCAACGACCGCATCCTCCAGCGCACCCGTGCCATGATCAGCGCCGGTCTCCTCGAAGAAATCTCCGCCCTCCCCTCTCTCTCCACCACCGCCGCCCGCGCCATCGGCATCCGCGAAGTTCAATCCCATCTTCGCGGCGAACTCACCCTCGACGAAACCATCACCGCCATCGAAATCGCCACCCGCCAATACGCCCGCCGACAGGAAAAATGGTTCCGCCGCGAATCCGGCTTCATCCCCCTTCCCGTCGACCACACCCACACCCCCGATCAAATTCTCCAAACCGCCCTCGCAGCATTGAAATTGAAATCTTGA
- a CDS encoding pyridoxal-phosphate dependent enzyme codes for MSAESLPLDRRLRQEILFARERVYRFGQPTPLERLILPGPEPAPEIWVKREDCASVKSYKWRGACNFMASLAPEQTACGVVTASAGNHAQGVALVAQALGIRARVYMPRSTPRVKQQAVRHHGGEWVEIILSGDSYDEAVTAARADEASTGSLYVQAYDDLKVMAGQGTLADEVVLSGHGPFDAALLQIGGGGMAAGVSTWLKTYWPNIEIIGVEGNGQNSMQVALEQGHPVALDRVDIFCDGTAVRKAGELPFEICRDTIDRMELVTNAEVSHAIRVLWETLRCISEPSGAMGLAAVIKNRAALAGKRVLIVLSGANIDFRQLGLIAQTDGDTHTRTLRVRIPEQAGSMLALIDRCFAGLNINDFQYGKLNAEEAWPIFTISADKPEVLQCLPAVLDAAGYQWQDLTNAIDVTFRAIPLRGDLLQSPAFLRLDFYERTGALHDFLSQLVRDHASICYFNYRQTGERIGRALLGLDFNSATQRDHFLSTIPEQGEGYRSCKRIDQDALERLIGR; via the coding sequence ATGTCCGCCGAATCACTGCCACTCGACCGCCGGTTGAGACAGGAAATCCTTTTTGCCCGCGAACGCGTTTACCGCTTCGGCCAGCCCACTCCCCTCGAACGCCTCATCCTTCCCGGACCCGAACCCGCTCCGGAGATCTGGGTCAAACGCGAAGACTGCGCGTCCGTGAAATCCTACAAGTGGCGCGGTGCCTGCAACTTCATGGCCTCGCTCGCCCCCGAGCAAACCGCCTGCGGTGTCGTCACCGCCTCCGCCGGCAACCATGCCCAGGGCGTCGCCCTCGTCGCCCAGGCGTTGGGCATCCGCGCACGGGTTTACATGCCGCGCTCCACCCCGCGAGTCAAACAACAGGCCGTGCGTCACCATGGCGGCGAATGGGTGGAGATCATTCTCAGCGGCGACAGCTACGACGAAGCCGTCACCGCCGCGCGGGCCGACGAAGCAAGCACCGGCAGCCTCTACGTCCAGGCCTACGACGACCTCAAAGTCATGGCCGGTCAGGGCACCCTCGCCGATGAAGTCGTCCTCTCTGGACACGGACCCTTCGATGCCGCATTGCTGCAAATCGGCGGTGGTGGCATGGCTGCTGGCGTCTCCACCTGGCTCAAAACCTACTGGCCCAACATCGAAATCATCGGCGTCGAAGGCAACGGACAAAACTCCATGCAGGTCGCTCTCGAACAAGGCCACCCCGTCGCGCTCGATCGTGTCGACATCTTCTGCGACGGCACCGCAGTCCGCAAAGCAGGCGAACTTCCATTCGAAATCTGCCGCGACACCATCGACCGCATGGAGCTCGTGACCAACGCCGAGGTCAGCCATGCGATCCGCGTGCTCTGGGAAACCTTGCGCTGCATCTCCGAGCCCTCTGGAGCCATGGGACTCGCCGCCGTCATCAAAAACCGCGCCGCGCTAGCTGGCAAACGTGTTTTGATCGTCCTTTCCGGAGCCAACATCGACTTCCGCCAGCTCGGCCTCATTGCCCAGACCGATGGCGATACCCACACCCGCACCCTGCGCGTTCGCATCCCTGAACAAGCCGGGTCCATGCTCGCGCTCATCGATCGCTGTTTTGCCGGACTCAACATCAACGACTTCCAATACGGCAAACTCAACGCCGAAGAAGCCTGGCCCATCTTCACCATCAGTGCCGACAAGCCCGAAGTCCTGCAATGCCTCCCCGCCGTGCTCGACGCCGCCGGGTATCAGTGGCAGGACCTCACCAACGCCATCGACGTGACCTTCCGCGCCATTCCCCTTCGCGGCGACCTCCTGCAAAGCCCCGCCTTCCTGCGTCTCGACTTCTACGAACGCACCGGCGCGCTCCACGACTTTCTCAGCCAGTTGGTGCGCGACCACGCCAGCATTTGTTACTTCAACTACCGCCAGACCGGCGAACGCATCGGACGCGCCCTGCTCGGCCTCGACTTCAATTCCGCCACCCAACGCGACCACTTCCTCTCCACCATTCCCGAACAAGGCGAAGGTTATCGCAGCTGCAAACGCATCGACCAGGATGCCTTGGAACGACTGATTGGCCGGTAA